One Mus musculus strain C57BL/6J chromosome X, GRCm38.p6 C57BL/6J DNA window includes the following coding sequences:
- the Slc38a5 gene encoding sodium-coupled neutral amino acid transporter 5, which translates to MAISCAVGMEMQEPKMNGTLSAGAAAGYRQEREGFLPTTRNPATGRKPVQFLDFEGKTSFGMSVFNLSNAIMGSGILGLAYAMAHTGVIFFLALLLCIALLSSYSIHLLLTCASVVGIRAYEQLGQRAFGPAGKVVVAIIICLHNVGAMSSYLFIIKSELPLVIGTFLHMDPEGDWFLKGNLLIILVSLLIILPLALMKHLGYLGYTSSLSLTCMLFFLISVIYKKFQIGCDVSHNDTVVEAEQAPLQAFNSSCEAELFTVDSQMSYTVPIMAFAFVCHPEVLPIYTELCRPTQRRMQAVANMSIGAMFIMYGLTATFGYLTFYSTVKAEMLEMYTQEDMLILCVRLAVLLAVTLTVPVVLFPIRRALQQLLFPSKAFSWLRHVAIALILLILVNILVICVPTIRDIFGFIGSTSAPSLIFILPSVFYLRIVPTEVEPLFSWPKIQALCFGVLGVLFMAISLGFMFANWATGQSRMSGH; encoded by the exons ATGGCCATTTCATGCGCTGTGGG GATGGAAATGCAGGAACCAAAGATGAATGGAACCCTCTCTGCGGGTGCTGCTGCGGG CTACAGGCAGGAACGCGAAGGCTTCCTGCCCACCACCCGTAACCCTGCTACTGGGAGGAAACCTGTCCAGTTCTTGGAT TTCGAGGGGAAGACATCATTCGGAATGTCAGTGTTCAACCTCAGCAACGCTATCATGGGGAGTGGCATCCTGGGACTGGCTTATGCCATGGCACACACTGGAGTCATCTTCTTTTT GGCCCTGCTGCTGTGCATTGCTCTCCTGTCTTCTTACTCCATTCACCTCCTGCTGACCTGTGCCAGTGTTGTAG GCATCCGTGCCTATGAGCAGCTGGGACAGAGGGCATTTGGACCTGCCGGGAAAGTAGTCGTGGCCATCATCATCTGTCTGCACAACGTTGGGG CTATGTCCAGTTACCTGTTCATCATCAAATCTGAACTCCCCCTTGTTATTGGCACCTTCCTGCACATGGACCCTGAGGG AGACTGGTTCTTGAAGGGGAATCTCCTTATCATCCTGGTCAGCTTGTTAATCATCTTGCCCCTGGCTCTCATGAAACACCTGG GCTACCTGGGGTACACAAGCAGCCTCTCCCTGACCTGCATGCTGTTTTTTCTCATTTCG GTCATCTATAAGAAGTTCCAGATTGGCTGTGATGTGAGCCACAATGACACAGTAGTGGAGGCTGAACAAGCTCCTTTGCAGGCGTTTAACAGCAGCTGCGAGGCCGAGCTCTTCACCGTTGACTCGCAG ATGTCTTACACAGTGCCTATTATGGCTTTTGCGTTTGTCTGCCACCCTGAGGTGCTGCCCATCTACACAGAACTTTGCCG CCCCACCCAGCGCAGGATGCAAGCTGTGGCCAACATGTCCATCGGAGCTATGTTCATCATGTATGGACTCACAGCGACCTTTGGATACCTCACCTTCTACA GCACTGTGAAGGCAGAGATGCTGGAAATGTACACCCAGGAGGACATGCTTATCCTTTGTGTGCGTCTGGCCGTACTGCTTGCAGTAACCCTCACTGTGCCTGTTGTGCTTTTCCCT ATCCGCCGAGCCCTCCAGCAGCTGCTCTTTCCAAGCAAGGCCTTCAGCTGGCTACGCCATGTGGCCATTGCCTTGATTCTGCTTATTCTGGTCAATATCCTCGTCATCTGTGTGCCAACCATCCGCGATATCTTTGGGTTTATTG GGTCCACTTCAGCCCCTAGCCTCATCTTCATCCTTCCCAGTGTCTTCTACCTCCGTATTGTACCTACTGAGGTGGAACCTTTGTTTTCCTGGCCCAAGATCCAG GCCCTGTGCTTTGGTGTCCTGGGAGTCCTCTTCATGGCCATCAGCCTGGGCTTCATGTTTGCCAACTGGGCCACAGGCCAGAGCCGTATGTCTGGCCACTGA